Proteins encoded together in one Triticum dicoccoides isolate Atlit2015 ecotype Zavitan chromosome 7B, WEW_v2.0, whole genome shotgun sequence window:
- the LOC119340552 gene encoding thioredoxin H2-like, with protein MNSYYYYLEDSRQWFWWSGGWRTTNDGRRYPAVNIVILTEVSFEYVFGRKPLTEPPQDSSPGIVISIKDMDDWQLRWDNSARYNKLLVYSFYDKNSTLSKAMDKLLEKLAKQYKGKADFCKLDVDNFEFLAGLCGVEGAYPTFVLFKKCKQVGKVVGLKDDELERSIERALN; from the exons ATGAACAGCTACTATTACTACTTGGAGGACTCGCGGCAGTGGTTCTGGTGGAGCGGCGGCTGGCGCACAACTAACGATG GCAGACGTTATCCTGCAGTTAATATAGTTATATTAACTGAGGTCTCCTTCGAATATGTGTTCGGCAGAAAACCATTAACCGAACCCCCTCAGGATAGCTCTCCCGGAATTGTGATCTCGATCAAAGATATGGATGATTGGCAATTGCGCTGGGACAATTCTGCTCGATACAACAAGCTG TTGGTGTATTCGTTCTACGACAAGAATTCCACACTGTCCAAGGCCATGGACAAGCTGTTGGAGAAACTCGCCAAGCAGTATAAAGGCAAGGCAGACTTCTGCAAGTTGGACGTCGACAACTTCGAG TTTTTGGCGGGGCTTTGCGGAGTGGAGGGAGCGTATCCGACGTTCGTGCTATTCAAGAAGTGCAAGCAGGTGGGCAAGGTCGTCGGCCTCAAGGACGACGAACTCGAGCGGAGCATCGAGCGAGCGCTAAACTAG